The following coding sequences lie in one Allochromatium vinosum DSM 180 genomic window:
- a CDS encoding PilZ domain-containing protein, protein MSPTSPPPDAERRTQARLPVQVPVQMRYGHTSSPSQATLLDLSWGGALCQTPRALPISDRPLWLILPWALGETIEIETTLLRQKDLANGRHLLALRFQRLSLLHQARLEKLLGRLQADDVQSNAPMAPVLVATLEVSIQTVDEWRWALGEIAKGRLRIRAPADFTPGQSVGLQFNGVPTRARLRLRARVLATESKAMLGIRVMRSTILTLEFEHPLEVLRQWVEWLLRQIPPDVKPSSPLADLQQQTSQSAVIPARLVLSEGERCALEIGFPEALDYLMTAWGDVSTFEMVFRQLLFGDTGASGTWTPEAWEELQLLQDVHDQVFGLSEARRIRLKVGRDVR, encoded by the coding sequence ATGTCCCCCACATCACCGCCTCCAGACGCAGAGCGCCGCACCCAGGCGCGTTTGCCTGTCCAGGTGCCTGTGCAAATGCGCTACGGACATACGTCCTCGCCCAGTCAGGCGACCTTGCTGGATCTCTCCTGGGGGGGGGCACTCTGCCAAACGCCAAGGGCGCTCCCTATCAGTGATCGACCGCTGTGGCTGATCCTGCCTTGGGCGCTAGGGGAAACCATCGAGATCGAAACGACGCTGTTACGTCAGAAAGATCTGGCGAATGGGCGTCATTTGCTGGCCTTGCGCTTTCAGCGTTTATCGCTGCTCCATCAAGCCCGACTGGAAAAATTGCTCGGCCGTCTGCAAGCGGACGATGTCCAGAGCAACGCACCGATGGCGCCGGTGCTGGTGGCGACCCTGGAGGTTTCGATCCAGACGGTCGACGAGTGGCGCTGGGCGCTCGGTGAGATCGCCAAAGGACGTCTGCGGATCAGGGCCCCGGCCGACTTTACACCCGGCCAGAGTGTCGGCCTGCAATTCAACGGTGTCCCGACACGCGCGCGCCTGCGGTTGCGGGCACGGGTCTTGGCCACTGAGTCCAAAGCCATGCTTGGAATCCGTGTCATGCGTTCAACGATACTGACCCTGGAGTTCGAGCACCCCCTGGAAGTCTTGCGCCAGTGGGTCGAGTGGCTTCTGAGACAGATACCACCCGATGTCAAACCATCCTCGCCTCTAGCCGACCTCCAGCAACAGACCTCACAATCAGCGGTCATCCCGGCACGGCTCGTGCTGTCTGAAGGTGAACGCTGTGCCTTGGAAATCGGCTTCCCGGAAGCTCTTGACTATCTGATGACGGCCTGGGGGGATGTCAGCACCTTTGAGATGGTGTTTCGTCAGCTCCTCTTTGGCGACACGGGTGCATCCGGAACCTGGACGCCGGAGGCCTGGGAGGAATTGCAGCTGCTACAGGATGTGCATGATCAAGTCTTTGGCCTTTCCGAAGCGCGTCGTATTCGGCTAAAAGTCGGCCGCGACGTGCGCTGA
- a CDS encoding PilZ domain-containing protein: MQEKRLQRRVGIEVPIRVCRPDSDVTIMARYQDLSWGGASFVTNDLTIQCDHRLIMRLPWTNGQFFAIEADVVRCEPLESGHQRVAVRFSRVGHQDDRRLAKLIELLSSTLHETAQATAPAMPLLELVLDDQDEVREKLSQVAEGYLFITACGTYRIGQSLLLLIEYTDDFPGLRLRARVKSQSIDDQGDGERPCLVTLELGFEHPLDELHKLAHLSMRYQRKRARFMGPYPGPSSYQ, translated from the coding sequence ATGCAAGAAAAGCGCTTACAGCGGCGGGTTGGCATCGAGGTTCCCATTCGGGTCTGCCGGCCTGACTCGGACGTTACCATCATGGCACGCTATCAGGATCTCTCCTGGGGCGGGGCCAGCTTCGTCACCAATGATCTTACGATTCAATGTGACCATCGATTGATCATGCGTCTGCCCTGGACTAACGGGCAATTTTTTGCGATCGAGGCTGATGTCGTGCGGTGCGAACCGCTGGAGTCCGGGCACCAGCGCGTGGCGGTGCGATTTTCTAGGGTCGGGCACCAGGACGACCGACGGCTCGCCAAGCTGATCGAATTGCTGTCCAGCACTCTGCACGAGACGGCGCAGGCGACCGCGCCGGCCATGCCCTTGCTGGAGTTGGTACTCGACGACCAGGATGAGGTGCGCGAAAAGCTGTCCCAGGTCGCTGAGGGATATCTGTTCATAACCGCCTGCGGAACCTATCGGATCGGTCAGAGCCTATTGCTGCTGATCGAATATACCGATGATTTCCCGGGCCTGCGCCTGCGCGCCCGTGTCAAATCCCAATCCATCGATGATCAGGGTGATGGCGAGCGTCCGTGTCTGGTCACACTGGAATTGGGGTTCGAGCATCCCCTGGATGAACTGCATAAACTAGCGCATCTCTCGATGCGCTATCAGCGCAAGCGGGCGCGTTTCATGGGGCCGTATCCCGGTCCATCCTCATATCAGTGA
- the hemH gene encoding ferrochelatase: protein MTFMNTPDYRHDTPERLGVLLVNLGTPDSPSVPDVRRYLAEFLSDRRVVEMARLPWMLLLHGIILRTRPARSAHAYQSIWTPEGSPLLEISRRQAAALQSRLDARLGGPVTVALGMRYGQPSIASGLAELRAANARRVLILPLYPQYSATTVGTVFDAVARELMRWRWLPELRFVNQYHDEPGYIAALAASIRAHWAEHGQAERLLLSFHGIPKDYFDQGDPYFCHCHKTARLLAEALELPAERWGLSFQSRLGKQEWLKPYTDATLEDWGRSGVKSVQVLSPGFSADCLETLEEIAVENRELFLEAGGQSYEYIPCLNDNADHMELIADLVVCHCSGWPEIERPAAEADELAKRVARARSCERSCR from the coding sequence ATGACTTTCATGAACACGCCCGACTATCGTCACGACACCCCGGAACGGCTCGGGGTGCTGCTCGTCAATCTCGGCACGCCGGACAGCCCGAGCGTGCCGGACGTGCGCCGTTATCTGGCCGAGTTCCTCTCCGACCGGCGTGTGGTGGAGATGGCGCGTCTGCCCTGGATGCTGCTGCTGCATGGAATCATCCTGCGCACCCGCCCGGCACGCTCGGCGCATGCCTATCAGTCGATCTGGACGCCGGAAGGCTCACCGCTGCTGGAGATCTCGCGCCGTCAGGCCGCCGCGCTCCAGAGCCGGCTCGACGCGCGTCTGGGCGGGCCGGTCACGGTCGCGCTCGGGATGCGCTATGGTCAGCCGTCGATCGCCTCGGGGCTGGCCGAGCTACGCGCGGCCAATGCGCGGCGGGTGCTGATCCTGCCGCTCTATCCGCAGTATTCGGCCACCACCGTCGGCACCGTCTTCGACGCCGTGGCGCGCGAGCTGATGCGCTGGCGCTGGCTGCCCGAGCTGCGTTTCGTCAACCAGTACCACGACGAGCCGGGCTATATCGCCGCGCTGGCCGCGAGCATTCGCGCCCACTGGGCCGAGCACGGTCAGGCCGAGCGGTTGCTGCTGTCCTTCCACGGCATCCCCAAGGACTATTTCGACCAGGGCGATCCTTATTTCTGCCACTGCCACAAAACCGCGCGCCTGCTCGCCGAGGCGCTGGAACTGCCCGCCGAGCGCTGGGGGCTGTCGTTCCAGTCGCGCCTGGGCAAACAGGAATGGCTCAAGCCCTATACCGACGCGACGCTCGAAGACTGGGGGCGGTCCGGGGTGAAATCGGTCCAGGTGCTCTCGCCCGGATTCTCGGCCGACTGTCTGGAGACGCTCGAAGAGATCGCGGTCGAGAATCGCGAGCTGTTCCTCGAAGCGGGCGGCCAGTCCTACGAGTACATCCCCTGTCTCAACGACAACGCCGATCACATGGAACTGATCGCCGATCTGGTGGTGTGTCATTGCAGCGGCTGGCCCGAGATCGAGCGCCCCGCCGCCGAGGCCGATGAACTGGCCAAGCGTGTCGCGCGCGCCCGATCCTGTGAGCGCAGCTGTCGTTGA
- the dapC gene encoding succinyldiaminopimelate transaminase, which translates to MNPDLGRLQSYPFEKLAALKQGIDPPRERDPIGLQIGEPKHPTPSLIAEALIAHLHRLSVYPTTRGLPELRGAIADWLGARFRPESGAPLAVDPERHVLPVNGTREALFAIAQAVVDRTHPAPLVLMPNPCYQIYEGAALLAGAEPQYLACRPENGFIPDFDAVDAAIWDRCQLLYLCSPGNPTGAVLDRPTLTRLIELAERHDFVIASDECYGDIYQDEDAPPPGLLQAAAALGNDGFERCLVFHSLSKRSNAPGLRSGFVAGDARLIRDFLAYRTYHGCAMPLPTQYASLAAWRDEAHVRENRRLYREKFAAVTEILGPVMPVTTPAGGFFLWLETPIPDTDFARDLYAQENVTVLPGRFLSREIDGYDPGAGRVRIALVSPLDECVDAAKRIRAFVERL; encoded by the coding sequence ATGAATCCGGATCTCGGCCGACTCCAGTCCTATCCCTTCGAGAAGCTCGCCGCGCTCAAGCAGGGCATCGATCCGCCGCGCGAACGCGACCCGATCGGTCTACAGATCGGCGAGCCAAAGCATCCGACGCCGAGTCTGATCGCCGAGGCGCTGATCGCGCATCTGCACCGGCTGTCGGTCTATCCGACCACGCGCGGTCTGCCCGAGCTGCGCGGGGCCATCGCCGATTGGCTGGGCGCGCGCTTCCGGCCGGAAAGCGGCGCGCCGCTGGCGGTCGATCCCGAGCGCCACGTCCTGCCGGTCAACGGCACCCGCGAGGCGCTGTTCGCCATCGCCCAAGCGGTCGTCGATCGCACGCACCCCGCGCCGCTGGTGCTGATGCCCAATCCCTGCTATCAGATCTATGAGGGCGCGGCGCTGCTGGCGGGCGCTGAGCCGCAGTATCTGGCCTGCCGGCCCGAGAACGGCTTCATCCCGGATTTCGACGCTGTGGACGCCGCGATATGGGATCGCTGCCAGTTGCTCTATCTCTGCTCGCCCGGCAATCCGACCGGAGCGGTGCTCGACCGGCCGACCCTGACCCGACTGATCGAACTGGCCGAACGACACGATTTCGTCATCGCCTCCGACGAGTGCTATGGCGACATCTACCAGGACGAGGACGCCCCGCCGCCCGGTCTGCTCCAGGCCGCCGCGGCGCTGGGCAACGACGGCTTCGAGCGCTGTCTGGTGTTCCATAGCCTGTCGAAGCGCTCCAATGCGCCCGGACTGCGCTCGGGCTTCGTCGCCGGTGACGCCCGACTCATCCGCGACTTCCTCGCCTATCGCACCTATCACGGCTGCGCCATGCCGCTGCCGACCCAGTACGCGAGCCTTGCCGCCTGGCGCGACGAGGCCCATGTCCGCGAGAATCGGCGTCTCTATCGCGAGAAGTTCGCCGCCGTGACCGAGATCCTCGGCCCGGTGATGCCGGTTACAACGCCCGCCGGCGGATTCTTCCTCTGGCTGGAGACGCCGATCCCGGACACCGACTTCGCACGCGATCTCTACGCACAGGAGAACGTCACCGTGCTGCCGGGACGCTTCCTCTCGCGCGAGATCGACGGCTACGATCCAGGCGCCGGCCGGGTGCGCATCGCCCTGGTCTCCCCGCTCGACGAGTGCGTCGATGCCGCCAAGCGCATCCGCGCCTTCGTCGAACGTCTCTGA